One window of the Lytechinus variegatus isolate NC3 chromosome 3, Lvar_3.0, whole genome shotgun sequence genome contains the following:
- the LOC121410225 gene encoding NCK-interacting protein with SH3 domain-like: MYRAAFSFNSKDSTSLSFREGEDFTLLDKTDQHWWHVMNHLGQTGYVPANYMEKGQASKDEVLRSIERAIEFIHLAATEKGGSLSHQQRDNLQKLVQHRQSILQGNSVSSDKQPKRKAPDLPRQTSTELRRAPSPPIQNKSPTQPEQAAGLSRTPRSSTKTRAAPKPPQRNESTKQSPQDQTDSQDSSQTLASSTLMSSTKSDREMSSNNSSGSSEPVIPKGLLGELVEEVRTETNLSYDMSKQAVRIILQGVGSAVPQVANVMAAILSSLTSDLNMTSSNIIIEGSRDHERLEVIFKELTACKDDAQQRSWALYEDEEIISDHLKELITILCDADPRVCKAVVKKDHFEYIHNLVLYYQMEQRSSIRMLLLKVFGALCNLDREALSSLLSSVLVVELARDMKTDQENIPKLCYSALVATMLLSTGEPIPFSHYDQLNADFVNFMLDCIENPPPADELDQVPDLFVNLILAFNLHLRVPADSIVMKVLAEKRNTRSFGERIMLLINRGVDPVKMFDHCSDTQDSLLKFMADMFSSPATSDLFYSNDMKVLIDIIVRQITDLCPGDQMRTEYLSLIFSIFTNTSYWEDRHRLSEFERAFAAIATEEGTESEQDQLIIKEIQQTFGSKFTRKF, encoded by the exons ATGTATCGTGCAGCCTTTTCCTTCAACTCCAAAGACTCAACATCATTGAGCTTCAGAGAAGGTGAGGATTTCACTCTTCTTGATAAAACAGACCAACACTGGTGGCATGTTATGAATCATTTGGGCCAGACTGGGTATGTTCCTGCCAACTATATGGAAAAAGGTCAAGCATCCAAAGATGAAGTACTCAGATCCATTGAGAGAGCAATTGAATTCATTCATCTGGCTGCTACCGAGAAAGGAGGCTCACTTTCACACCAACAGCGGGATAATTTACA gaAGCTTGTTCAACATCGGCAGTCTATTCTGCAAGGCAATTCTGTGTCATCAGATAAACAACCCAAAAGAAAAGCCCCAGACCTTCCTAGACAGACTTCTACTGAGCTGCGAAGAGCACCTTCACCTCCTATACAAAATAAGTCTCCAACACAACCAGAACAAGCAGCAGGATTATCTCGCACTCCTAGGTCATCAACAAAAACTAGAGCTGCCCCTAAGCCACCCCAAAGGAATGAAAGTACGAAGCAAAGCCCTCAAGATCAAACTGACTCACAAGATTCAAGCCAAACATTAGCATCTTCTACACTAATGTCATCAACTAAATCTGACAGGGAAATGTCAAGTAACAACAGTTCAGGAtcctccgaacctgtcatacCAAAGGGTCTACTTGGTGAACTCGTAGAGGAGGTCAGAACAGAAACTAATTTGAGCTATGACATGTCAAAACAAGCAGTGAGAATCATCTTGCAAGGAGTTGGATCTGCAGTACCTCAAGTTGCAAATGTCATGGCTGCAATTCTCTCAAGTTTGACTAGTGATCTT aaTATGACAAGTTCTAATATCATTATTGAAGGTAGCAGAGACCATGAAAGGTTAGAGGTCATCTTTAAAGAATTAACAGCTTGTAAAGACGATGCACAGCAGAGAAGTTGGGCTTTgtatgaagatgaagaaatCATCAGTGATCACTTGAAAGAACTCATCACAATATTA TGTGACGCAGATCCACGAGTTTGTAAAGCAGTGGTTAAGAAGGATCACTTTGAATACATACATAATCTGGTTTTATACTATCAAATG GAACAACGGTCATCTATTCGCATGCTCTTACTGAAGGTGTTTGGAGCGTTGTGTAACCTTGATCGTGAGGCTTTATCTAGTCTTCTAAGTTCAGTCTTGGTAGTGGAACTGGCTAGGGATATGAAAACAGATCAGGAAAACATCCCTAAACTCTGCTATTCAGCTCTTGTTGCTACCATGTTGTTATCTACTGGAGAACCAATTCCGTTCAGTCATTATG ATCAACTGAATGCAGACTTTGTAAACTTCATGTTAGATTGCATTGAAAACCCTCCACCTGCAGATGAACTAGATCAAGTACCAGACTTGTTTGTTAATCTCATTCTTGCCTTTAATCTCCATCTCAGAG ttcCTGCTGATAGTATTGTAATGAAAGTGTTAGCTGAAAAGAGGAATACACGGAGTTTTGGTGAAAGGATCATGCTTCTCATCAATAGAGGAG TGGATCCTGTGAAGATGTTTGATCATTGTTCAGACACTCAAGACTCTCTTCTCAAGTTTATGGCAGACATGTTTTCAAGTCCTGCAACTTCAGACCTCTTCTATTCTAATGATATGAAAGTATTGATTGATATCATTGTTAGGCAGATAACAGATTTGTGTCCAGGTGATCAA ATGAGAACAGAATATTTATCTCTTATCTTCAGTATCTTTACCAATACTTCATACTGGGAGGATCGTCACAGATTATCAGAGTTTGAGAGAGCTTTTGCTGCAATAGCAACAGAAGAGGGAACAGAGAGTGAACAGGACCAACTGATCATCAAAGAGATCCAACAGACCTTTGGCTCAAAGTTCACAAGAAAATTTTAG